In Solanum pennellii chromosome 7, SPENNV200, the following are encoded in one genomic region:
- the LOC107025040 gene encoding uncharacterized protein LOC107025040, with the protein MCSKTADSLRWHEEERSKDGKLRHPADGLAWKDFDRVHPDFAQDCRNVRLGLSSDGFNQFRTMNELKLLWDSGVETYDASRNETFQMRAALMWTISDFPAYAMLSGWSTKGKFACPCCNYGTNSRYLKHSRKMCYMDHRIFLPMDHPWRSNKRSFNGKTEFRPPPAPLKGIDVLNSLRDFENVFGKKKKRSNDGPWKKRSIFFELPYWQHNLLRHNLDVMHIEKNIVDSILGTLLDISGKTKDHAKARYDLKDMGIRKNLHPQDTEDSKRTKFTKACFSMTNGEKSIFCGVLKTAKLPDGSASNISRCVHLDERKVSNYKTHDAHFMLHYLLPIPIKSILPDHVAIPLIRLSSFFHRLCQKVITLEELDCLEVEIIETVNQLERIFPPSFFDIMIHLPIHLVNEVRLGGPVQNRWMYSTEREMGTFKSYIRNRRFPEGCIAETRVGIDCMNLFSKYLHRGVHTRFNRRARNNDECDPSDAEPVSLFSNKGVPLGSKKTDPIILDDKSLSQAHAYLLGNCDDVQEYIREHEQEVNNQSRRSKWSKAKNHCQNFSQWFETRALQEDVPDLIKQLSRGPNSVAKRYSGYLINGYRFHVRQRDARRKTQNSGVTLIASTTSFASSKDKNPIAADLTYYGRIVDIEEPFVLASQVHQCFYVQDPYDQDKHYVMKTVPRDLFNMGDEVESNLPQSYENEPSEHSKGPSIPKDNGEVLLTRTDLPETIIDVPVEEFVNQQLEVEYEEEFEDEFEDESENEYEDEFSDAFEDESENEYEDESDDEVESEEESE; encoded by the exons ATGTGCTCAAAGACGGCAGATTCTTTGAGGTGGCATGAAGAGGAACGTTCTAAAGATGGAAAGTTAAGGCATCCCGCTGATGGTCTAGCATGGAAAGACTTTGATAGGGTGCATCCTGATTTCGCACAAGATTGTCGCAATGTGAGACTTGGCTTGTCAAGTGATGGATTCAATCAATTTCGAACCATGA acgagttaaaattattatgggATTCTGGGGTTGAAACATATGATGCTTCCAGAAATGAAACTTTTCAAATGCGGGCAGCTCTTATGTGGACAATCAGTGATTTTCCTGCATATGCTATGTTATCTGGTTGGAGTACAAAAGGAAAGTTTGCTTGCCCTTGTTGTAACTATGGCACTAATTCTCGCTATCTTAAACATAGTCGGAAAATGTGCTATATGGATCATCGTATTTTTCTACCGATGGATCATCCATGGAGATCAAACAAAAGATCATTCAATGGAAAAACTGAATTTAGGCCTCCTCCAGCTCCTTTAAAGGGAATTGATGTTCTTAATAGCTTACGTGATTTTGAAAATGTGTttgggaagaagaaaaagagatcaAATGATGGCCCATGGAAaaaaaggtcaattttttttgaattaccttACTGGCAGCACAACTTGTTACGTCACAACCTTGATGTAATGCACATAGAGAAGAACATAGTTGATAGCATACTTGGAACTCTTTTGGATATTTCAGGAAAAACAAAGGATCATGCAAAAGCACGGTATGATTTGAAAGATATGGGAATCAGGAAGAACCTTCATCCACAAGATACAGAAGATAGTAAGAGAACAAAGTTTACAAAGGCGTGCTTCTCAATGACAAATGGAGAGAAATCCATCTTTTGTGGAGTTTTAAAGACAGCCAAGCTACCTGATGGTAGTGCCTCCAATATATCTAGGTGTGTGcacttggatgaaagaaagGTGTCTAATTATAAAACCCATGATGCTCATTTCATGTTACATTACTTGCTTCCAATACCAATTAAAAGCATTCTTCCTGATCATGTGGCTATTCCTTTGATTCGTCTAAGTTCCTTCTTCCATCGTTTGTGCCAAAAAGTAATCACATTGGAGGAACTGGATTGCTTAGAAGTAGAGATCATAGAAACAGTAAATCAGTTGGAGCGAATTTTTCCTCCTTCATTTTTTGATATCATGATTCATTTGCCTATTCATTTGGTGAATGAAGTGAGATTAGGCGGCCCAGTGCAAAATCGATGGATGTATTCCACTGAAAGAGAAATGGGtacattcaaatcatacatTCGCAATAGGCGTTTTCCAGAAGGTTGCATAGCAGAGACACGAGTGGGAATAGATTGCATGaatttattctcaaaatatCTGCATCGGGGTGTGCATACCAGATTTAATAGGAGAGCGCGAAACAATGATGAATGTGACCCAAGTGACGCAGAACCTGTGAGTTTGTTTTCTAACAAAGGAGTTCCTTTAGGATCAAAGAAAACTGATCCAATCATTTTAGATGACAAGTCACTAAGTCAGGCACATGCATACTTATTGGGAAATTGTGACGATGTTCAAGAATATATTAG AGAGCATGAGCAAGAGGTTAATAATCAGTCACGAAGATCTAAATGGAGCAAAGCCAAGAATCATTGTCAAAACTTCTCTCAATGGTTTGAAACTCGTGCTTTGCAAGAGGATGTGCCTGATTTGATAAAACAATTGTCTAGAGGACCAAATTCTGTTGCAAAAAGATATTCTGGGTATCTCATAAATGGATATAGATTCCATGTTAGGCAGCGTGATGCAAGGCGTAAAACACAAAATAGTGGTGTTACACTAATTGCCTCAACTACAAGCTTTGCAAGCTCAAAGGATAAAAATCCGATTGCTGCAGATTTGACTTATTATGGTAGAATAGTTGATATT GAAGAGCCTTTTGTGCTTGCATCTCAAGTACACCAATGCTTCTATGTGCAAGATCCATATGATCAAGATAAACATTATGTTATGAAGACTGTTCCAAGAGACTTGTTTAACATGGGTGATGAAGTTGAATCTAATCTCCCACAAAGTTATGAAAATGAGCCATCTGAACATTCGAAGGGTCCATCTATACCAAAAGATAATGGTGAAGTACTCTTAACAAGGACTGATTTACCAGAAACAATCATTGATGTGCCTGTGGAGGAATTTGTCAATCAACAACTTGAAGTCGAGTATGAAGAGGAGTTTGAAGATGAGTTCGAAGATGAGTCTGAAAATGAGTATGAAGATGAGTTTTCAGATGCGTTTGAAGACGAGTCTGAAAATGAGTATGAAGATGAGTCTGATGATGAAGTCGAGTCTGAAGAAGAGTCTGAATAA